In Tachysurus fulvidraco isolate hzauxx_2018 chromosome 25, HZAU_PFXX_2.0, whole genome shotgun sequence, the following proteins share a genomic window:
- the LOC113647219 gene encoding uncharacterized protein C1orf232 → MNPLWKVYKSKVMKTLNPDTEEEPAEEVCETEEEMTPVEQDEGPSAVSQLAKRVQGVGTKSWKSVSALFSKDDEHQLLETETESQPVPDHPLAIKPEEPTRHNKRNTGFWDTFATKWNQSAAMRQAEAAEAAEEGRSDVRSQEEGNQGGVENTVGDGDEDGGGGGQGNSFSRYASLGGSNDDTPAFKWNFMTSKLAELKSKSTAKSN, encoded by the exons ATGAATCCGCTTTGGAAAGTGTATAAAAGCAAGGTGATGAAGACCCTCAACCCTGACACAGAGGAAGAGCCTGCTGAAGAG gtgtgtgagacagaagaggaaATGACTCCTGTCGAACAGGATGAAGGACCCAGTGCTGTGTCACAGCTGGCAAAAAGA GTACAGGGTGTGGGGACGAAGAGCTGGAAGAGTGTGTCAGCTCTATTTAGTAAAGACGACGAGCACCAGCTCCTggagactgagactgagagtCAGCCTGTACCGGACCA CCCACTGGCGATAAAGCCAGAAGAGCCGACACGACACAACAAACGCAACACAGGATTCTGGGACACGTTCGCCACCAAGTGGAACCAGTCAGCCGCTATGAGACAGGCCGAAGCAGCGGAGGCGGCCGAAGAGGGTAGATCCGATGTGAGGAGTCAAGAAGAAGGAAATCAGGGAGGAGTGGAGAACACAGTGGgtgatggagatgaagatggaggtggaggtggcCAGGGCAACAGCTTCTCCAGATATGCCTCTCTGGGTGGGTCAAATGATGATACACCTGCCTTTAAATGGAACTTTATGACGAGCAAGCTGGCCGAGCTGAAAAGCAAAAGTACGGCCAAGAGCAACTAG
- the fam110d gene encoding protein FAM110C produces the protein MKPLTPVGSPSPLRLLNKGPDYLRRQIDSGNRGHSVSAVERLEADKAKYVKSQQVINTKQEPVLVPCATPPPPSRRNFIVPLPLTPVLPRRPPLHALSSPCSLSSCNNNEDDSRKENLRALYLDIEKQNQNNSSRATLPTPRSLNGTPLVAPHSAPMIRRSIGKRMLRPDSLIIYRQKKECKSPMGNCDGNMSAEAKGYSFVRRLFQGSMREKNNRNDDKMTISEEKSSSRDGDSRMSWSIDRDTVDGGNGTRRSSRTESNTGNSSLQEPCISFQMSNSLRNSMENGNENDMDPWKPAIPLQRSKSDLRLCSSLALSEHERFFDFCGLDWDLVDRLGPENFPSGASSVDTLSLVLRSVRGLEGGSEPSEFSRHSGDGLFQEEVAEQVPSAVSIIERNARVIKWLYSCKNAVREGPKSPKESTV, from the coding sequence ATGAAGCCTTTAACACCAGTCGGATCACCCTCGCCTCTGCGCCTTCTTAACAAGGGCCCAGATTACTTGcgcagacagatagacagtggAAATCGGGGCCACTCTGTTAGTGCTGTGGAGCGATTAGAGGCAGACAAGGCCAAATATGTCAAAAGCCAACAGGTTATCAACACCAAGCAAGAACCTGTGTTAGTTCCTTGTGCGACGCCACCACCCCCATCACGGCGTAACTTCATTGTACCATTGCCCTTGACACCTGTTCTGCCTCGACGGCCACCACTCCATGCCCTCTCCAGTCCATGCTCTCTCTCATCCTGCAATAACAATGAGGATGATTCCAGGAAGGAGAATCTCAGAGCTCTGTATCTGGATATAGAAAAGCAAAACCAAAACAACTCTAGCCGTGCAACGCTGCCAACTCCAAGGAGTCTAAATGGTACCCCACTGGTGGCACCACACAGTGCCCCCATGATAAGACGGAGCATTGGGAAGCGCATGCTGCGGCCTGACTCCCTGATCATCTATAGGCAGAAGAAAGAGTGTAAGAGTCCCATGGGAAATTGTGACGGAAACATGAGTGCGGAGGCGAAGGGATACAGCTTTGTACGCCGGCTCTTCCAAGGTTCTATGCGAGAGAAGAATAACAGGAATGATGATAAGATGACAATCAGTGAGGAGAAGTCTTCATCACGGGATGGAGACTCACGCATGTCATGGTCTATTGACCGGGACACAGTAGATGGTGGGAATGGGACTAGGCGATCAAGTAGGACTGAGTCAAACACTGGCAATAGCAGCCTTCAGGAGCCTTGTATTTCCTTTCAAATGTCAAATTCCCTTAGAAATAGCATGGAAAATGGGAATGAGAATGATATGGACCCTTGGAAGCCAGCGATTCCACTCCAACGCTCTAAATCGGACCTTCGACTTTGTTCATCGCTGGCACTGTCTGAACATGAGCGGTTCTTTGACTTCTGTGGGCTTGACTGGGACTTGGTGGATCGGCTTGGACCTGAAAACTTCCCATCAGGTGCCAGCTCAGTTGACACACTCTCACTGGTTTTGAGGAGTGTCAGGGGACTAGAAGGTGGTTCTGAGCCCAGTGAGTTTTCTCGCCACTCGGGAGACGGCCTATTCCAGGAAGAAGTGGCTGAGCAGGTACCCTCAGCCGTGTCCATCATTGAGAGGAATGCCCGTGTGATAAAGTGGCTTTATAGTTGTAAGAATGCAGTGAGGGAAGGACCCAAAAGTCCAAAAGAGTCAACTGTGTAG